Below is a genomic region from Neurospora crassa OR74A linkage group VII, whole genome shotgun sequence.
TGCTTGCATGGGATTCCAAGGAAGGGAGCTTGCAACTGAACATGCCATCTGGTATGGTTGACCGTCTTCTTCGAACAGAATCTCTCCCTTTGCCAGcccgaagaggaggagatgtgCTGGGAACTAAGACGAACTCGGGCCCCGAATAGCTTCACTCCCaattcaccaccaccaccaccaccaagatgaAGGGCCTATCAAACCTCATCACCCAAATTCTGGGCTTTGTTCCAACCCGCCAATCCTCACCGCAACCACAATTCCAAGTTCAAGCCCAAATCCAACCACCTTCGTACTGCCCCGACTACTCTTCTTACGCCAAAACGCGCCATGAACCCTTTTCGACCGGCCGCCATGCCCTCCCCTACCAACGCCCCGCTCCCTCATGCCGAACCTTCAACGCGTCCGTAATCGAGTCCTTCATCAGCAACATgtccaccatcatcaccgaccCGGACCTCTACCGCTTATTCGAAAACACATACCCCAACACCCTCGACACCGCCATCAAATGGCACGGCAGCGCCGCCAACAACTCGGCCGAGGAGCTCACCTTTATCATCACCGGCGACATCAACGCCATGTGGCTGCGCGACAGCGCCAACCAGCTCGCTTCCTACCTGCCCTTCTTGACGGCCTCTTCCTCGCGCGACTCGCTTGCCTCGCTTTACCGAGGCGTCATCAATCTCCAAGCGCGCTACCTCCTGACTTCACCCTTCTGTAACTCCTTCCAGCCTCCTTCCGAGTCCGGGATTCCGCCCGCCACGAACTCTGCTGCTTCGTCGGATACCGTCTACCCGCCCTATGACGCCGAAAAGGTCTTCGAGTGTAAATACGAACTGGACAGTCTGGCTTCCTTCTTGCAGATCTCCGCTCAATACCACGCCGCGACGAACGATACGGCTTTCTTTGGCCGGTTCCAGTGGGTGGAGGCCGTTCAGACGGTGCTGGATACCGCGAAGGCGATGATGACGCCTACGTATGGACCGGAAGGTCAGGTACTGCAGAGTCCGTACACGTTTACGCGGATGACGACGCGCACGACGGAAACGCTGGCTAATAACGGGCTGGGGAATCCGGTGGCGAGGGATATCGGACTGATACGAAGTGCGTTCCGGCCCAGTGACGATTCGACGATTTTTCAGTTTTTGATACCGAGTAATATGATGTTTGCCAAGTACGCGGGGGATGTCGCTTCCATCGTCTCCTCACTTGGTTCCCTTTCCGGTACCCAACCTGCCTCTGGGCTCAAAACCCCACCGGCAAATCTatccacctccctctcctctctatCTACTTCTCTTCGAGAGGCCATTTCGAAACACGCCATTATTTCTCTTCCTACCCTcaactcctccacctcccccgAAATCGACTTCGAACAAATCTACGCCTACGAAATAGACGGCTACGGCTCCTTCTCTCTAATGGACGACGCCAACCTCCCCTCGCTCCTCTCCGCCCCTCTCTTCGActacttctcctcctcctccgaccCCATCTACCAACGAACCCGCGCCCACCTCCTAGgaaccaacaccaacccctACATGATGCACGGACCAGTCATCAACGCCGTTGGTGGACCGCACGCCGGGCCCGGGATGGCGTGGCCCATGGCAAGTATCGTGCGGATCATGACGagcgaagacgacgaggagattTACCGGGTGCTAAAGGAGTTGGTGGGGAGTACGGATGGGTTGGGGCTGATTCATGAGAGTGTGAATAGTTTTGACAGTACGAAATGGACGAGGGAGTGGTTTTCGTGGGCGAATGGGTTGTTTGGGCAGATGGTGTGGGATTTGGTGAGACGGAATAAAGGGAGGGTTTTAAGGGGGAATTATCAGTAGGTTACTAGGTAGCTGTGGTCTAAGTGTCAAGTAGGCTAGACTAGTGGTGCATTTCTATATGTGATgcttaggtatatatatatgacAACGCCTTATGACCCTAATAGATCAAATGCAAAAAGAGAAATTACAACGTATATTCCAAACATACAATGTACAAGATAGGCTTCGACGCTCGTGTATCTTGACCAAAAAAGTCCCGTCTCCTACTATGTACAGTACCATACAGTTTTCCTTGAGAAATCAGTGAGTGCACGCATAAGTGTAACAAAAGAAGGCGTGATATAGACATTAAAGATCATGACAGGTCGTCAGACACTACCTCCCACTCACTCATTCGCTCACTCACTCCCCACTACCAATACCCACTACAAGTCCACCAAGTCATGCTCGATCTCGTGAGACCTGACGAGTACCACCCCATTTGCCTTCATGTTCATCTCGCCCTCCCAATCCCCTCAGTCAAACTCTCCCGATTGATCCTCACCACCGTCCTCCCCTGCTCCTCGAAATCGACATAATGCGgcgccggcaccggcaccggcctGCTCGGCGTCTTGGTCAGCGGCACACTCGGACTACTCGTGCTCGCCACGCTCGGGGGCATGGGCCAGTTGATCTGCGACGCCGTCATCATGGCGCTGTGCACGCTGAAGGTGCTGACGCTTTCGACGCTATGCCGACGACCGAGGGTACCgatctccttttcttcatctGACAATAGAGGTGATGGTGGTCCCATTACGGCTGGCGAGACGGTAGAAATAGGCGAGACGGCGCCGGGGGCGAATGCGGAGCTGATGTGTGTGGGTGGAGGGGTGATCATGGATAAGCTGAAGTTGCTGGAATGCGAGGAGgacggcggtggaggaggggcagAGCGAGGAGCAGTGTAAGCTGCTGatctggaggaggatgatgctGGGACGAGATACTGTGAGTTGTTGTTTGTCTGCTGCATtgacggttgttgttgttgtgaagCAGAAGATGTGTTGCGGGCCGTGGAGGATGCGTCTCCAGCTTGTCCTTGTCCGTGTCCCCCACCACCAGACCTGGCTCCTACAGCGGCAGCACCGGCGCCAACGGTGGCGGCTAGTCCATTGTCGAGCAGAGAGCTGCTGGCTTCTTCTGGGTGGTGTTTCCCGTAGGGAGAGTTGTTGCCGCGGCGCGCGAGCTTGCGTTTTcggtggaagaagagggctaCGAGGGAGATGACGAGCACGAGGACAACGCCGACTGGGAAATTGCAAGTCAGCTTGGTATGTATAGTAATGAAAAACGGGGAGAGAACATACCGATGATACCGGCTATAGTACCACCTCCAAGCCCACCATCCAGATCTGCGCTTTGGTAACTGGTCGTCCCATTTGCGCTTCCGCCTTGTTGATTATTTGAGGCCGAGTtcaagttgttgtt
It encodes:
- a CDS encoding DUF1237 domain-containing protein, whose translation is MKGLSNLITQILGFVPTRQSSPQPQFQVQAQIQPPSYCPDYSSYAKTRHEPFSTGRHALPYQRPAPSCRTFNASVIESFISNMSTIITDPDLYRLFENTYPNTLDTAIKWHGSAANNSAEELTFIITGDINAMWLRDSANQLASYLPFLTASSSRDSLASLYRGVINLQARYLLTSPFCNSFQPPSESGIPPATNSAASSDTVYPPYDAEKVFECKYELDSLASFLQISAQYHAATNDTAFFGRFQWVEAVQTVLDTAKAMMTPTYGPEGQVLQSPYTFTRMTTRTTETLANNGLGNPVARDIGLIRSAFRPSDDSTIFQFLIPSNMMFAKYAGDVASIVSSLGSLSGTQPASGLKTPPANLSTSLSSLSTSLREAISKHAIISLPTLNSSTSPEIDFEQIYAYEIDGYGSFSLMDDANLPSLLSAPLFDYFSSSSDPIYQRTRAHLLGTNTNPYMMHGPVINAVGGPHAGPGMAWPMASIVRIMTSEDDEEIYRVLKELVGSTDGLGLIHESVNSFDSTKWTREWFSWANGLFGQMVWDLVRRNKGRVLRGNYQ